The segment TTGTGGTCTCTGCGTCTTTTGCCATTTACTTTCACATGAGATTTCTCACCCGTGAATAAACTACATGTTGGCCTTGTGGGTGCCGGCTATTTAGGCACCATCCATGCCCGCCTGCTGGCGGCGCAGCCGATCCAGTGGACCGGCGTTTATGATGTGGATCCCGCGCGCAGTCAAAAAGTCGCGGCAGATTTCGGATCCAAAGCCGTGAATTCGCTGGAAGAACTGATTGCCGCCAGTGATGCGCTGGTGGTGGCTTCGGCTACCGCTTCCCACTACGCCGTGGGCAAGCAGATTCTTCAGGCCGGCAAGCATCTCTTCCTGGAAAAACCCATCACCACCACGCCCGCCGAAGGCGAAGAGTTGGTGGCGCTGGCCAAGAAGAAAAACCTCGTGCTGCAGGTCGGACACGTGGAGCGTTTCAGCCGCGCGTTTCGCTCGTTGGGTACGGATCATCCGCGCCCGCAGTTTGTGGAAGCCCACCGGCTCTCGCAGTTCCGCCCGCGCGGCACCGATGTCGCCGTGGTGCTGGATCTGATGATTCATGATCTGGACCTGATTCTGGGATTGATGGGAGAATTGCCTTCCGTAGTGGAAGCCTCGGGTGTGGCGGTGATCTCCGAAGGCGTGGACATTGCCAATGCGCGCCTCACCTTTCCCTCGGGCGCGGTCGCAAACGTCACCGCCAGCCGCATCAGCGCCAACCCCATGCGCAAGCTGCGCATGTTCGCCTCCGATAGTTACATCTCGCTGGATTTCGCCACCGGCAGCACGCAAGTCTTCCACCTCGCCCGCCCCGGTGAAGAAAATATTCCCGGCACCACCAGCCTTGGCGAGATCGAAAAGGCCGCGGTAAAGCGCCACATTCTGTTTTCATCTCCCTCCGCCCCGGAAGGCAACGCGATTCAGATGGAGCAGCAAGCCTTCTTCAAAGCCATTGAAACCGGCACCCCTCCCCCCTGCTCCGGCGAAGACGGCCTCCGCGCCCTCAAAGTTGCGACTCTCATTTTAGAGAAGATGGGAACTACAGAGATTGCCACGGGTAGGGAATAGGAATCCCACGGCGTGTACGCTCTCCATTGACTCTGCCGTAGGGGCACGATCCGCAGAGCGAGA is part of the bacterium genome and harbors:
- a CDS encoding Gfo/Idh/MocA family oxidoreductase, with protein sequence MNKLHVGLVGAGYLGTIHARLLAAQPIQWTGVYDVDPARSQKVAADFGSKAVNSLEELIAASDALVVASATASHYAVGKQILQAGKHLFLEKPITTTPAEGEELVALAKKKNLVLQVGHVERFSRAFRSLGTDHPRPQFVEAHRLSQFRPRGTDVAVVLDLMIHDLDLILGLMGELPSVVEASGVAVISEGVDIANARLTFPSGAVANVTASRISANPMRKLRMFASDSYISLDFATGSTQVFHLARPGEENIPGTTSLGEIEKAAVKRHILFSSPSAPEGNAIQMEQQAFFKAIETGTPPPCSGEDGLRALKVATLILEKMGTTEIATGRE